A window from Sphingopyxis alaskensis RB2256 encodes these proteins:
- a CDS encoding helix-turn-helix transcriptional regulator, with amino-acid sequence MNDVKHYYLTEELAQEFTGADREEQLFAALTKAAGRMGFDHFALAFDRRGTGEPASILVHNYPDAWAKVYVGFDLSGTDPIRRASERSLTGFEWRHVDRYIPLSRGDRQLLSVARDSGVGDGFTVPRHLPGEASGTCSFAVRPHADIPADMLHAAEILGAIAIASARELIGSSPLRPRPILTERQRECVLWSARGKTAGEIADILGISEETVVRHLKMARERYSVHCRSMLILCALFDGLIGFSDIYDWWRPN; translated from the coding sequence ATGAACGATGTGAAGCATTATTATCTGACAGAGGAACTCGCACAGGAATTTACAGGAGCAGACAGAGAAGAGCAGCTCTTTGCCGCACTGACCAAGGCTGCGGGCCGAATGGGGTTCGACCATTTCGCGCTTGCTTTCGATCGGCGCGGAACCGGCGAACCGGCGTCGATTCTCGTGCACAATTATCCCGACGCCTGGGCCAAGGTCTATGTCGGCTTCGATCTCAGCGGAACCGATCCGATCCGCCGCGCTAGCGAGCGATCGCTGACCGGCTTCGAATGGCGCCACGTCGATCGCTATATTCCGCTGAGCCGCGGCGACCGCCAATTGCTGTCGGTGGCGCGCGATAGCGGCGTCGGTGACGGCTTCACGGTTCCTCGCCATCTGCCCGGCGAGGCATCGGGAACCTGTTCCTTCGCAGTCCGTCCGCACGCGGACATTCCGGCGGACATGCTCCACGCCGCCGAAATCCTCGGCGCGATCGCCATCGCTTCGGCGCGTGAGTTGATCGGCTCCTCTCCTTTACGGCCACGCCCGATACTTACCGAACGGCAACGCGAATGCGTGCTCTGGTCGGCGCGCGGCAAGACCGCCGGCGAGATCGCCGATATTCTCGGGATCAGCGAAGAGACGGTCGTGCGCCACCTCAAGATGGCGCGCGAGCGCTATTCGGTGCATTGCCGCTCGATGCTGATCCTGTGCGCGCTGTTCGACGGGCTGATCGGCTTCTCGGACATCTACGACTGGTGGCGCCCGAACTGA
- a CDS encoding DUF2958 domain-containing protein: MKLLTAEIAAALAANAAARHDAIARGAREPDPRPVVRFFSPVGAATWLATEVDADGILFGLADLGFGCPELGSFSLAELEGVRLPFGLGIERDLHFEARHPLSVYAEAARAAGSIILGEQRLHAAARRLSARG; this comes from the coding sequence ATGAAACTGCTCACTGCGGAAATCGCAGCCGCGCTCGCCGCCAATGCTGCCGCGCGGCACGACGCGATCGCGCGCGGCGCGCGCGAGCCCGATCCCAGACCTGTCGTGCGCTTCTTCAGCCCCGTCGGCGCCGCGACCTGGCTTGCAACCGAGGTCGATGCCGACGGCATCCTGTTCGGCCTCGCGGACTTGGGGTTCGGATGCCCCGAACTCGGAAGTTTCTCGCTTGCCGAACTCGAGGGGGTGCGCCTGCCCTTCGGGCTCGGCATCGAGCGCGACCTTCACTTCGAGGCACGCCATCCCCTGTCGGTCTATGCCGAAGCGGCGCGCGCGGCGGGCTCGATCATCCTTGGCGAGCAGCGCCTGCACGCAGCGGCGCGCCGGCTTTCGGCGCGGGGCTGA
- a CDS encoding acyl-homoserine-lactone synthase has protein sequence MIAQSTRAPDAPGDAALRGMFAARKQVFIDQLKWDLPVLDGRFELDQFDTPDARYLILLDPHDLRHRASARLLPTTAPHLLGDIYPHLCTDGPPTGTSMWEISRFCLDPAQTPDERRDARNQLVTAIADYALNNGINEYAGIAEAGWYHSISKFGWVCRTLGPVHRDTNCRIVAFNITIDEDTLPGLKRTGTYAPLMLKYEEGGEPAL, from the coding sequence ATGATCGCACAATCGACGCGGGCGCCCGACGCGCCCGGGGATGCCGCGCTGCGCGGCATGTTTGCCGCGCGAAAGCAGGTCTTCATCGACCAGCTCAAATGGGATTTGCCCGTCCTCGACGGCCGTTTCGAGCTGGATCAGTTCGACACGCCCGACGCTCGTTATCTGATCCTGCTCGACCCGCACGATCTGCGTCATCGTGCTTCGGCGCGGCTCCTGCCCACCACGGCGCCGCACCTTCTCGGCGACATCTATCCGCATCTCTGCACCGATGGCCCGCCGACCGGCACCAGTATGTGGGAGATAAGCCGCTTCTGCCTCGACCCCGCGCAGACGCCCGACGAGCGCCGCGACGCGCGCAACCAGCTCGTGACCGCAATTGCCGACTATGCGCTGAACAACGGGATAAATGAATATGCCGGGATCGCCGAGGCGGGCTGGTACCATAGTATCAGCAAGTTCGGCTGGGTTTGCCGCACGCTGGGACCCGTCCACCGAGATACAAATTGCCGGATCGTCGCGTTCAACATCACGATCGACGAAGACACGCTCCCCGGCCTGAAACGAACGGGGACCTATGCGCCGCTCATGCTCAAATATGAGGAAGGCG
- a CDS encoding SOS response-associated peptidase, with amino-acid sequence MCNLVTLNSTVDEVASYFKSRRPQATNASPGDVYPGGQGFVVRQDGGERVLQAMTWGFPVRLKHMKPTSKPKPVNNARDDKLMSFWRPWFTSPAHRCLIPFTSFAEAEGEKGKMTRTWISVTDQPLAAWAGLWRPTDEWGDCYTGVMVDATEELFHIHDRMPVILHPEDHDAWLYAPAEEAMALVAKYPADRLAVERTEVPWFSRKAPPADAPSLL; translated from the coding sequence ATGTGCAACCTGGTGACGCTGAATTCGACGGTCGACGAGGTGGCATCCTATTTTAAATCGCGCCGGCCGCAGGCCACCAACGCCTCGCCCGGCGATGTCTATCCCGGCGGACAGGGTTTCGTGGTGAGGCAGGACGGCGGCGAACGCGTTCTTCAGGCCATGACCTGGGGCTTCCCGGTGCGCCTCAAACATATGAAACCGACCAGCAAGCCGAAGCCGGTCAACAATGCGCGCGACGACAAGCTGATGTCCTTCTGGCGCCCCTGGTTCACCAGCCCCGCACATCGCTGCCTCATCCCTTTCACCTCCTTCGCCGAAGCCGAAGGCGAGAAGGGCAAGATGACGCGAACCTGGATCAGCGTGACCGACCAGCCGCTCGCCGCATGGGCGGGTCTCTGGCGGCCGACCGACGAATGGGGCGATTGCTATACGGGCGTGATGGTCGATGCGACCGAGGAACTGTTCCACATCCATGATCGCATGCCGGTCATCCTGCACCCCGAAGATCATGATGCCTGGCTTTATGCGCCTGCCGAAGAGGCGATGGCGCTGGTCGCAAAATATCCCGCCGATCGCCTCGCCGTCGAGCGCACCGAAGTACCCTGGTTCAGCCGCAAGGCGCCGCCCGCGGATGCGCCATCACTGCTCTGA
- a CDS encoding DUF6771 family protein codes for MDRIDTARVAETLLAAPGWARVGLTAPTSHMRVEAAFELARVIAESVGGSPEPAHIDQLGLSL; via the coding sequence ATGGACAGAATCGATACCGCCCGAGTCGCAGAAACCCTGCTTGCCGCTCCCGGCTGGGCGCGCGTGGGCCTCACCGCACCTACAAGTCACATGCGCGTCGAAGCGGCGTTCGAGCTTGCCCGCGTCATCGCCGAAAGCGTGGGTGGAAGCCCCGAGCCCGCGCATATCGACCAGCTCGGGCTTTCGCTGTGA